The proteins below come from a single Dermacentor albipictus isolate Rhodes 1998 colony chromosome 7, USDA_Dalb.pri_finalv2, whole genome shotgun sequence genomic window:
- the ifc gene encoding sphingolipid delta(4)-desaturase DES1 encodes MGAHVSRTDFEWVYSDEPHATRRKVILKKYPQIKELMVTDPWFKWQIVGMVTIQLIMFWLLRDASWLTIVVLAYCFGGVINHALMLGIHEIAHNQAFGQGRSLPNRLFGMFTNLPVGVPASISFRKYHLEHHRYQGIDTIDADLPTELEAKLFCHTGTKLLWVILQPLFYALRPVFVFPKPVTGLEVLNTVIQLSFDLLVYHYCGGKVLFYMVGGSLLAMGLHPVAGHFVSEHYMFKKGFETYSYYGCLNWVTFNVGYHMEHHDFPAVPGSKLPLVKKIAGEFYDDLPQHNSWVKVLYDFIMDPDIGPYARIKRKGAAMPVLDGSGDVIKPISDVTFADMNGSNGVKKGE; translated from the exons AAAAGTATCCCCAGATCAAGGAGCTGATGGTGACAGACCCATGGTTCAAGTGGCAGATTGTGGGCATGGTGACGATCCAGCTGATCATGTTTTGGCTACTGCGTGATGCGTCGTGGCTCACGATCGTTGTGCTGGCCTACTGCTTTGGCGGTGTGATCAACCATGCGCTCATGCTGGGCATTCACGAGATTGCGCACAACCAGGCGTTCGGGCAGGGCCGGTCACTGCCCAACCGGCTATTTGGCATGTTCACCAACCTGCCTGTTGGGGTACCAGCGTCGATCTCTTTCCGGAAATACCACTTGGAGCACCACCGGTACCAG GGCATAGATACAATCGACGCAGACCTCCCCACCGAGCTGGAGGCAAAGCTGTTCTGCCACACCGGCACGAAACTGCTCTGGGTGATCCTGCAGCCGCTTTTCTATGCACTGAGGCCCGTGTTTGTCTTTCCCAAACCCGTCACCGGGCTCGAGGTGCTCAACACTGTCATCCAACTCTCCTTTGACTTGCTTGTCTACCATTACTGCG GAGGCAAAGTGCTGTTCTACATGGTTGGCGGGTCCCTGCTGGCCATGGGCCTGCACCCCGTGGCTGGCCATTTTGTCTCCGAGCACTACATGTTCAAGAAGGGCTTTGAGACTTACTCCTATTATGGCTGTCTCAACTGGGTCACCTTTAATGTGGGCTACCACATGGAGCACCACGACTTCCCTGCCGTGCCAGGCTCCAAACTGCCTCTG GTCAAGAAGATTGCCGGGGAGTTCTACGATGACCTGCCCCAGCACAACTCGTGGGTCAAGGTCCTCTACGACTTCATCATGGATCCTGACATTGGGCCGTATGCCCGCATCAAGCGGAAGGGGGCAGCCATGCCCGTGCTTGACGGGTCTGGGGACGTGATCAAGCCCATCTCCGATGTCACGTTCGCCGACATGAACGGCTCCAACGGGGTCAAAAAGGGAGAGTGA